One genomic region from Bacteroidales bacterium encodes:
- a CDS encoding MGMT family protein: MAKRTFNEKLHDSKDMPVVKECGDPKTLQKHGGNRMLIAAPIQYDEIIRRIPKGKLITSNEIRNYLAIQHNADFTCQLTAGIFISIAAHASEERDTDKIPYWRTLKANGELNEKYPCGIENQKKLLEQEGHTIISKGKKFFVKDFDKKLFIL, translated from the coding sequence AAAACTGCACGACAGTAAAGATATGCCTGTTGTAAAAGAATGCGGTGATCCAAAAACATTACAAAAACATGGCGGTAACAGAATGTTGATTGCCGCTCCTATTCAGTATGATGAAATCATACGTAGAATTCCCAAAGGTAAGCTGATAACAAGCAATGAAATCAGAAATTATCTTGCAATTCAACACAATGCGGATTTTACATGTCAACTTACTGCAGGAATTTTTATAAGTATAGCGGCACATGCAAGTGAAGAAAGAGATACGGATAAAATTCCATACTGGAGAACATTGAAAGCTAATGGAGAATTAAACGAAAAATATCCCTGCGGAATTGAAAATCAAAAGAAATTACTTGAACAAGAAGGTCATACAATAATTTCGAAAGGAAAGAAATTTTTTGTCAAAGATTTTGATAAAAAGCTTTTTATTCTTTAG
- a CDS encoding tyrosine-protein phosphatase, with product MKDENSLNIISKQYINSGSKVAEVIRDKDSKNTFIFVMISDNWKLYSGRSDDNIDMSTPILEGNSKGIFPIEVSNLHRHYFLLETAGKKYFLSERLLPMKGAHNFRDIGGIKTKDGKYVKWGKLFRSGELSKLIDNDKIYLDSIPIKTIVDFRDYSEVKREPDALPALMEKRYHFPLAPGNLAGNVTLKTESLTSSTAEKIMKEMYKELVSDDDCLNCYRQFFALIQNTNNLPLLYHCTAGKDRTGMATALIYLALGVELEDVLFDYLLSNEYLEEKYGDIKNENEFFRTLLEVTPDFLYETLEFTKKKYGSIDDFLTNVLNVDIDKMKKIYLYS from the coding sequence ATGAAAGACGAAAATTCTTTAAACATTATCTCTAAACAGTACATAAACAGTGGTTCAAAAGTTGCGGAAGTGATTCGTGATAAAGATTCCAAAAACACTTTTATTTTTGTTATGATTAGTGATAATTGGAAGTTGTATTCAGGAAGATCGGATGATAATATTGATATGTCAACTCCGATTCTCGAAGGAAATTCTAAAGGAATATTTCCAATAGAAGTGTCTAATTTACATAGACATTATTTTTTATTGGAAACGGCAGGAAAGAAATATTTTCTTTCGGAACGACTGCTGCCGATGAAGGGAGCTCATAATTTTAGAGATATAGGCGGAATAAAGACAAAAGACGGAAAGTATGTAAAATGGGGAAAGCTTTTCCGCTCGGGTGAGCTTAGTAAACTTATTGATAACGACAAAATTTATTTGGATTCGATACCAATTAAAACTATTGTTGATTTTAGAGATTATTCTGAAGTAAAAAGGGAACCGGACGCACTTCCGGCTTTAATGGAAAAGCGTTACCATTTTCCTCTTGCCCCAGGTAATCTGGCCGGAAATGTTACACTTAAAACCGAAAGCTTGACGAGCTCTACTGCTGAAAAAATTATGAAAGAAATGTACAAGGAACTTGTCAGTGATGATGATTGTTTGAATTGTTATAGACAGTTTTTTGCATTAATACAGAATACCAATAACTTGCCTCTGCTTTATCATTGTACTGCCGGCAAAGATAGAACAGGAATGGCTACCGCTTTAATTTATCTGGCTTTGGGCGTTGAGCTTGAAGATGTACTGTTTGATTATTTGCTATCAAATGAATATTTAGAAGAAAAATACGGAGATATTAAAAATGAAAATGAGTTCTTCCGGACTTTATTGGAGGTAACACCTGATTTTCTTTATGAAACTTTAGAATTTACTAAGAAAAAATACGGAAGTATTGATGATTTTCTTACAAATGTTTTAAATGTTGATATAGATAAAATGAAGAAGATTTATTTATACTCTTAA